The genomic DNA GACGGCAACTCGCACGTGAACCTGCAGAACATCACGGTTGCGCAGACGTGGCTCGCGTCGCGCGACTTCGATCTGATGGACGGTCCGGCGACGCTGCTGGACGTCACGCCGACCGTTCTCGACGCGTTTGGAATCGATGCGGCACAGTTTACGCCTGCGTATCGCGGACATTCCCGCCTGCGTCACTGACGCCGCGCGAGAAGATCAGCGGCGGCGCGATCCGCCGAGGATTCCGCCAAGCACGCCGCGCAGGATCTGCCGCCCGATCTGGCTGCCGACGGTTCGCACCGTCTGTTTCGCCATCGTCTCGACCATGCCCTGGCGGCGACTGGTTCCCCAGATGATGTCGTGAAGCATCCCGCCCTGGCCTTCGGCAGGCCTGGCAGGCGTCGATGGTGCATTTGCGGTGGTCGCGCCGGCCGTGCGGCGCGACAGGATCTCGTATGCGGACTCGCGGTTCACGCGCGCGTCGTACTTCGCGCCCACCGGGCTGCGGCTGCGCACGGCCTTCCGCTCGTCGTCGGTGATGGTGCCGATTCGCGCGCGCGGAGGAGCGATCCTGGCACACTCGACCGGCAGCGGAACGGCATTCTCGCCGAGCGTCGAGACCAGCGCCTCTCCGACGCCGAGCTCGGAGAGCACCGCAGCGACGTTCAGTTTCGGGTTCGGAACGAACGTTTCGGCCGCGACGCGCACGGCCTTCTGGTCGCGCGGCGTGAACGCCCGCAGGGCATGCTGGATGCGGTTGCCGAGCTGGCCGAGCACCTTGTCGGGAATGTCGTCAGGATACTGGGAGCAGAAGTAAACGCCGACGCCCTTCGAGCGAATCAGCCGCACGACCTGCTCGATGCGCTCGAGGAGCGCCGGCGGAGCATCATCGAACAGCAGGTGCGCCTCGTCGAACAGAAAGACCAGCTTCGGTTTTTCGAGGTCGCCGGCTTCGGGAAGGTTCTCGAACAGCTCCGACAGCAACCACAACAGCAGCGTCGAGTACAGGCGCGGCTTCAGCACCAGCTGTTCGGCGGAAAGGATGCTGATGATGCCGCGACCGGTGAGGTCGGTGCGCATGAGGTCGCCGAGCTCGAGCGCAGGCTCGCCGAAGATTTCCTCGCCGCCGTCGCGCTCGAGACCCAGCAGCCCGCGCTGGATCGCCGCGATCGATTGCGGGCTCACCAGACCGTACGCGCTCGAGATCTCGGCCCGGCTCTCGGCGACGAACGAAAGCAGCGCGCGCAGGTCGTCGAGATCGAGCAGCAGAAGACCACGGTCGTCGGCGAGCTTGAAGGCGACGTCGAGGACGCCGGCCTGCGCAGCGCTCAGCTCGAGCATGCGCGCCAGCAGTGCGGGACCGATCTCGCTGACGGTCGTGCGCACCGGGTGCCCGTTCCTGCCGGCGATATCCCAGAAAACCACCGGCGATGCCTCGCCCGCATAATTTTCCATGCCGACGTCGGCGGCCCGCTTGCGAATGTTCTCGTCCGCGCCGCCCGGCATCGCGAGTCCGGCGATATCGCCTTTGACGTCGGCAACGAAGACCGGAACGCCGATTCGCGAGAACCCTTCGGCAACGACGAGCAGCGAGACCGTCTTGCCCGTGCCGGTCGCGCCGGCGACGAGACCGTGGCGGTTACCGTAGCGCGCGGAAAGGAAGACAGGTTTCTCGCCCTTTCCGAGCAGGATTTCGTTCACGCAATGCCTCCGCGGGTCAGAAGAACGATTGGTCGGCGATGAACTGCCGGACGACGTCGCCCACGGGGACGCCGCCGTTTTCCACCTTCTCATTCATACCGCGCATCTTCGGGGGATCGAGCCAATCGACGAGCCCGTCGAGCGAATCCTTGATACCCGGATATCTCTCCAGCGCCGCACGTCGAACGACGGGGACCGCAAAGTTCGCGCCGAAAGCATGGCGGTCGTCCTCGAGTGCAAGAAGACGGAGCTTCGTCAGCGCAGCGTCCGTCGAGTGACCTTCGACGGCATCGACGCTGTGATCGGCCAGTGCCTGGTACAGCTTGGTCGCATCCATCGTTTTCACTTCGGGGAACTGGAAGCTGTAGGCGCGCTTTGCGGCCGGGAAGCCATCGGCGCGCGACTGGAACTCCAAACTGAAAGCGGCGCGCCATCCGCGCGATGCCGCGGCTGCTTCGCTCATCGTCACGGCGCCGGCGCCGCCGCGCACGATGATGGTGTACGGATCGTCGAGCCCGATCGGTTCGGTCCACATCAACCCTGCCACCAGGTATTCGGCGCGAAGGCGCGCGAGCAGCGCATCTTTTCCCTGTGCAAGAATGGAAGCGGCATTGGGCGAGCGGAGGATCGTCGTCAACGCGGTTGCCGTGTATTCCACATAGACGTCGATCTTGCCGGCGCGTATCGCGGCGTCGAGCTCGGCCGTGCCGCCGAGATCCGGCCTTCGTTCACAAGGGATTCCCGACCGTTCGAGTTTCTGCGCGACGATCTCCGCCAGCACGCGCGACTCGGTCGTCGACTTGGCGCCGACGACGACCGGAGGAATTTTCACCTCGTCGTCGCTCGTGCAGCCCCCGATGCCGATCGCCGCAGCGATCAGCAGACATCCAAGTTTGGTCCCCATGTGTTCCCCCGGATCAAAGATTCGGCCGCGGTTAGCATGGTTGGCGAGCAAACACAGCGGCAGCCACGCCCACGGCCGGGCTTCGGTGAAAGTCCCTGCACACGTCGGCCTTACCCCCATCACGGGCCATCGCAGCCGCGCAGGATACTGACAATGCTGTCAGATTCAGGTGCGGACAGGGCCGCGGGCGTCGACGGGAAATAGAAGAAAATCGCATGCTTAGAGCCATTCGAAGGCGCTCCGTCCGGCGCACGGCATTTTTTTGTCCGGGCAATATTGACACCGATGTTGGTAGCCGGCCACAGCATGAAGAACGCCGATCCGAGCAGCCCGCCCCGAGGCGGGACCAGGGCGGGAGGGACTTACATGAACTGTTTTCGACCGGTGATCTCGACCTCGGTCGTCGCGCTCCTGGCGACCACTTCGTTCCTGGCCACGCCTT from Candidatus Limnocylindrales bacterium includes the following:
- a CDS encoding glycine betaine ABC transporter substrate-binding protein, encoding MGTKLGCLLIAAAIGIGGCTSDDEVKIPPVVVGAKSTTESRVLAEIVAQKLERSGIPCERRPDLGGTAELDAAIRAGKIDVYVEYTATALTTILRSPNAASILAQGKDALLARLRAEYLVAGLMWTEPIGLDDPYTIIVRGGAGAVTMSEAAAASRGWRAAFSLEFQSRADGFPAAKRAYSFQFPEVKTMDATKLYQALADHSVDAVEGHSTDAALTKLRLLALEDDRHAFGANFAVPVVRRAALERYPGIKDSLDGLVDWLDPPKMRGMNEKVENGGVPVGDVVRQFIADQSFF
- a CDS encoding helicase HerA-like domain-containing protein; this encodes MNEILLGKGEKPVFLSARYGNRHGLVAGATGTGKTVSLLVVAEGFSRIGVPVFVADVKGDIAGLAMPGGADENIRKRAADVGMENYAGEASPVVFWDIAGRNGHPVRTTVSEIGPALLARMLELSAAQAGVLDVAFKLADDRGLLLLDLDDLRALLSFVAESRAEISSAYGLVSPQSIAAIQRGLLGLERDGGEEIFGEPALELGDLMRTDLTGRGIISILSAEQLVLKPRLYSTLLLWLLSELFENLPEAGDLEKPKLVFLFDEAHLLFDDAPPALLERIEQVVRLIRSKGVGVYFCSQYPDDIPDKVLGQLGNRIQHALRAFTPRDQKAVRVAAETFVPNPKLNVAAVLSELGVGEALVSTLGENAVPLPVECARIAPPRARIGTITDDERKAVRSRSPVGAKYDARVNRESAYEILSRRTAGATTANAPSTPARPAEGQGGMLHDIIWGTSRRQGMVETMAKQTVRTVGSQIGRQILRGVLGGILGGSRRR